The genomic region cttttggttccctagcattGCTCTTACGGAATTAAAGTTGGAAATACTTTCTTGTTGAGAATTGAGATTActcatttttagaaaattattaattttaagaattaattctataaatatttttttatatgacaAAGTTAATTCTTTTCTCACTTTTCGCACCCTTAATCccaatcctctcaatcaaagaGATATAAATGATATGGCACTTAACATGATATGCCATTATGCCATGTGACACTTAACGTGACATATCATCATGTAATTAGCAGAAGAATCAATTTGACTTACGTTTTATCTTTTAAGgactaatataactaaaaaaatgatTTGAGAACTAATTTAAAGAATTGATGAGAGACGAATTTAACTATTAACCCATTTTTAAAAGTATCGCCTGAAGATCAACACAAAACATAAAAGGCGATATGAGGTTGGTGGGAGGCCATCTTATATATTTTATATCTCTATGTGAAATTGATAtttaaaaatcataaaataatttaataaatttaattaaattattatctaataatttttaactattaattttacataaaaacaATTACACATGTAAATCTTTACTATTTCTTATACGTGGGGTTTATATCTTTTGCACAATTCCACGAGAAATAATATTCATAAGCCAACATTATTAATTTCAgtctatttattttaaaattatttctttAGCCAACTTTACTCTTTTGTCACTCTAAACTCTTCCCTCTCATTTTATTGTAAAAAATATtgtacttaaattttttttattagcaaATTATCAACTATTAGTTCCATTATTGATCTggcatttttttttccaaaacgcGAGTTTTAAACTAAAGTTTTCGAATAAAATAAGTTGTTAATTAGTGTTGTTTACAGTGTGACGACGCTCCAATAAAAATTATACTATATATGTCAATTGCCAGTGTTATTATTATCTAATAGACTAATACTAGTTTTTGTTTGGACGTGGTGTTGCTCCTGCCTGGAAGCTTTGGACATATTTGGTGTCCTGTGTGCGTTTGCAAAAAGTGACATATATCTTTGAATGATCATGGGATGTGTATTCCTGCTCTTGCTTTTGTTTCTACTTCGTATTTGTGTTTTTCTGCCTTTGATTTGAGCCTTCACTTATGTTTTGTATTTGTGTTCTGTTTCGTATTTATTTTATGACATCTATGTTAtgtgtatactaaaattaattattaatataaaatatatattaaaatataaatatacgttaaaaataaattaaattatatatatttatatataaatatattataattaattttagtattaattttagtctacgaataatttttttatttcaattttttttccatttGGATTTTACCTGAAATGACTCTCAAGTCGTCTTATAAAATTAGTTTAGTCTATTTTTATGTAATGCAAGTTGTGGGTTTTGAAAATGAGGCTTAAACAAGGGCAAAGGGCTAGAAACACCAAGTCTTGATTTATATTAATATTCTATTCTATATCatatgttttatatatatatttttttaattgttattcaCAATTCACCCGATTGATTAGTCAATAAAGATTCCTGTACATCCACCTACTCCTCAACTCCCCTACCATGGTTTGCCTAATCAATAAAATTTCACCCCTTTTCTTTAACACCAAACCATTAAAGAATGTACCACATGCTTCACGTTATATATCGGCTCAGTGACATTTATAaatgcatgaaaaaaaaaaaattgcaggGAAAACAAGGGATATAAACGAGTACGGATAATCCGAAACCTGATCAATATCGACCCGATCCGAGTTAATTGGTAATTGATCAACTTCTACATGTTTGTCAACCATATAAACTCGTGATAATTCTTTTCATTTCAATGCACTTTAATTAGTAGCTTTAACTCTTCTGCAAATGTCGTCGTCACAAAACAATGATATACTGAAGGGGTTTAGAGTTTAGATAAAAGTCTTAGGACAGAACTTAGAGAGAAGAGAGTAGACATCAAGAGGTTTTAGAGATGGTTATGAGAGTTGGTAAAGGAAAGTAACATTTGAATATTCCTTCTAGACATGAAAAAGTGAGGATTTAATTTGGAGGCAAATATAAATAATACTATGCATTAAAGTATTTTTatgaattaaatttaattaaattaaataataaaacttATAATAATTTTagctataattttttttgttatgttaAATTAATTTGGTTAGACttagttaacaaaaaaaatttaaatatgtagTATTATTTATCTaacaaatttatattatttagagTGTACTATGTTGTCAGTTAAAATTACACAGCATTTAATATTAAACACATTAATAATATGATcatttttttaagataaaaataggAGTTAAGCCTTAAAATGGTTTCTAAAATTACACTCGAGATTCAAAGCGGTCTCTAAAATAATTACTCAATTTTATCCTCGAAATTATATTCCGAGATTTATAGTAGTCTCTTAAGTAGTTTCTGTCCATCACTAGTCCCTTAGGTGATGACTTGGAATACAAATTACATAATAAAAGTTAGAGTTAAGTCTCAAAATAGTCTCTGAAGTTGCACTCGAGCctcaaaataattcttgaagttaataattattcaaatttattCTCAAAGTTGCACTCCGAGACTTAGTAATCCCTCAAGCATTTTTCGTTCATCAGAACcttgaaacgacgtcgttttgaacataaaaaaaataaaaaaaaaataaaaaagaaaaaagaaacatagCATAGAACGCCccaattcgaaaaaaaaaaagaaagaaaaaaaagaaagaagcgtAGCGTAGAACCCCCAGCCCACCCCTCCCAATTCCTAATCTATTCCCTTCCCATCCCTATTCCCAACCCCTTTTCCTCCTCCAACCTTTCCCTTCCCCTTTTCCATCCCCAACCCGTCCCCTTTCTCTCCTCCAACCCTTCCTCCTCCCCTTCTGCTTCCCCAACTTGACgccctttttcttctccttcctcttctGCTTCTCCAACCTGAgatccttcttcttcctcttctcctttcTAATTTGATGCCCTCCCCCTCCCCAATCATGCTCTCACACTCATAAGAGCTCTCCTCAACCTTTGAGGTCATTGCCTCTCGTCGGCCTCCGTTTCGCTACCGCCGTCGCTCGTCAGCCTCTATCTCCGCTCGGTCTCCCTCTTCTTTCCTTTGACACGGTTCTTTCTCTCATACACTCTGGTCTAAGTTGTGTTGtatcattatttttattaaaccTCCTATAAAATCTCATATAATCGGAATAAAATTGTTTCTAATACGAAAAACTTACatgttaaattgaaaaataaaaagttttctCCAAAATCCACACAGAGAAAGTTGTGTCCATAAATACACAATCATCACTTCATTATTCCTTAATTCCACTGCCAAATATATTGTTGTCACCTCTTCCTCTTGCGTGTAGTGTTACTTTTTCTGCTTCTTATATCTATATACAAAAAACTTGAATTTGATCCCAACTATTAACACATGTGTTGAATTAATTGACGATGTTGCTATTTCTTGTTCGTTGGTGGAGTTGTGTGTTTCTACTGCTAAATTCAGGAGTTGTTAATACTCAGTATTACCGAACTGTTGGAGACAAAATTCTTCCATTCAGTAAAATTGTTGTCAATTTTTTCGGACATGACAACTTCTCTACAATTCAGTCTGCCATTGATTCTGTCCCTTCCGATTGGGTTTCAATCAATGTCAAGGCTGGTATTTACAGGTAATAAATTCAATATTCTTTTGCTCTGCAAAGAAATAGTAACTTTTTCTAGATAACTATTCACTTCAAATGTTTTATGTGAAAATAACAGTTATaagtgaaaattcaggtgcaaTTAACTGCCTCTAAGTTTTTATCTAATTTACTGTTATTTTCACATAATATTTTTATGTAAATAGTAATATTTTTATACCGAGTCTTATTTACTATTATTTTGAGTTGTGGCATGtaactcttttatttaatttgactTAAGAAATTTGGTGTGACAGGGAGAAAGTGTCGATTCCAAGTGATAAACCATACATAATATTAAAGGAAAccgaaaagaagaaaacatggatTGAATGGGGTGACCATAATACAACCGCTTAGAGTCCCACATTCCAATCTATGGCTGATAATATCGTCGTCAAATCCATCTCTTTTAGGATAACTAGtcatttataattattatatCATTCTCTGCCTATTTTTATTTCATCTCTTAAATATTATTTAATGTTTGAAAATCTTCCATCTCTAATATATATGACATAAGTGGCCTTTTTATTACGTTATGATGATAGATCTTAGTGGATAATCAATTTcttattgaattataaaaaaaaaatattttttaattttttttatttatttaattatatttaatgtgGTTTCCAAACCCCAAAATTACAGTGGACAAATAACTAATAAGATTTATTTAACGTTACATAACTTGAAATCAAAATAAGTCTAATTTGAATGATTCATTATCACCATATTTTATCATATCACATAATTAATGTAATTGATCCAACTTACCGAATACTTAAATATCTCATACTTTATGgcagttttttttttgttcaaaagaTAATGTGAAAAgctgtaattaattaaataataaattaaatagaaacgaatatggttagaaaatttagcaatcaaaatttgaaaatttaaatataatatttggactcagtgaatttttctgagtcggaaaacatagttttctgaataAAAATGCGCACTGAAAAATTGACCGACAGTACCGGCTGCGATCTGTCCGGTACTGTGACTGAGAAAGttaattagaagtgaataattttaagaaataagaatttataatttgggaagatagaaatatttaaaatacgatttaaaattttaatcttaatgattttggcccaaaatttgGGTCAACGGACTAAATCAAGTGAACCGGGTCCAAGTGGGTCcaaaacccaacatatataaacactagttatgagcatttcagcgcATTTACCCTAGAGAATGAGGGAGGGGGcagatagagagaagagagaaagaaaacctagcttcccaaacttcaaatcaccataactttctctccggaactccgattgacgagccgtttgcggtcaCGCGTCGCTCTTTTCATCctctaaaattttatttaagttttgtAGTGAGTATTCTACTTTTCTCTGCCCAGTTatctttttctctttaaatttgaatttggtttgagttttgagaaaatcttatgattttggttatttaggggtgctctagtatgagccattggtgataTTCATCATAAAATACAGTAGGTTAAGAAAAGAAACcctctaacccttgtgatttatcaatttcatgaaccataggttgattataagtgtgaaaattgatatgttagagtattgggtgattttggtgcacaattagaagattgatattgcttgtgGGGCTTTGGTAatgcttggagctaaggttggtggagacttccaaagaagaggatcaattggtttggctccaagaggtacggtttaagtttcatttaagtaccgtatggtgtgatgagaattcctaggctagatgcctctaggattaagtttggattgtgtaaatggttggtattaatatgtatagttgatatataatgtaaattaatgattgagttgagaatttgatgaattgggtaatgaatattagtttgtggaatatgcatttaaattgtgaatttgggctggAGGCCATGAATCTTGGgtcggaggccggaaagaggtaaggaaggtaagtgatgTGTATATTGTGTGATGTCATATGAGATTGAATGGAATTGTAATTGTTGTTGTTTGGTTACACTGGATTGTATGGATTATGTGGTTATTGGTTTTGAGGGAGGAATTGATGTCCTTGTTGGTAATGCATGTGGATTGTGTATGATGATATGGATTTATATGTATTGGGGGTTGATGGAATTGGTATTGTTGGAACTTGAGATGTGGAATAAAATATATGATATgtattttgtttgaaattgagttatttgattgagattggtcAAAATGGTGGATTGGTGGATTGTGAATTTAATGAGGATGTTGAAAATATGAGTTGAGaaggcttgaggttgattttggtaagttttggttggttttgaaaatgtttgaaattggtttgtattGAAAATTTAGCTTTTGTTGGTTTTTATGAAAGTTGTGATTTTGGTATACTTTGATGGAGCATAACTTGGTCTCCGGATTCCCGTTTTGTATCAaacctatttataaataaaattgattccgagaagtttatgccgttcgaagaaaagttggaaaatgatttgaaacgaaAAATTTATCCCCGTCAaaagtttggggtttgaaaatgtaATCCTGTAGCTTtttaaacttagtaaaattttttataaaattactccgacgcgcatgcatggtcgatgcgcacgcgtcactcatGATTTTTACTCTCTCACGCGTGCGCCtagccgacgcgtacgcgtcgttgttTGGATGCAGGTGCGTGGtataaattccagagagttgtgatggtaggGTGCCGGTTTTGTGCGAGGGGCACAAAATGCATCTACGCAAATGCGTAgctgacgtgcacgcgtcaccctaCCTCTCTACTTTCCACGtgtgcgcatgggcgacgcttacgcgtcacccgCTTTTCTCCATTTTTCATGCGTGCGGGTGGGTGACGCGCACTCGTGACCTCGTTTTcagcaaaaattaatttttgagcttttaaagccgaatttcagacttctaaaccTTCATTTTCATTCTTTAAGTCCTAAATTtgtatagtatgcctagtaatgagaagAGGTTAGGAAATGTGATCACTTATTGATGAAGAAAGGCTTGGAATAATGAATTGTGATTGATGAAGTGGTGTTGTCCACTTGTTCCTGGTATGAGAAGGGGAAGGagaattatgataaatgagtttaattatggagttttgaatgaataTGTATTTGTGGTAGCTgagtagtagcaagggtcgtggttcgttCCGCTTACTCCGGGTCATTGTTTGAGAATTGGTAATAATGAAGAGTGATAATGAATGAatatgtatttgtgatacctgggtagtagtagcaagggtcgtggttcgtcccgcttgctctggGTCATTGTTTGAGAATTGGTAATAATAAAGAGTGATTATGAATGAGTGTGGTAAATGAATAATGACgaaaaatgtttgaatgtgagtatgcttgtgttttctctctggttgtaaaggtgacagggcaccgataccctctaatggtgacagtgcacatataccctctaatggtgacagggcacgtatTCCCTCTAATAGTAATaaggcgcaacagagagactgtgcccgggttagctaTCGGACACGTCAGGTTGGCTTCataaccaacagatgatatcatcagccatagggcaggcatacatcatttgcatatatttaaattgtttgggtttgcctatttgctttggattgctatatcatatatgctatgttacctgattatgtgctacttgttctacttgtaccttattgtgtattacttgcctgtattgcttgtgtttgtacaactgagaggtccctcatgctggtgtcggttgacgctgagggctgttcttgatgagatgagttgatgatgTAATTGGATGATGATTATTAAATGAGGtaattgagctccctgggtagacgcagtgaagtgatttcacttgctccaggtaagGATATGAGGtaatgatatagaattgctgagacagaTGGTTTCGTTTATAATTCTAATTGTGAATTGTCGAAGGgttagaaagttgggaagcataaggaacatgaatcagatttagcattcccttattacagttgcctattcatggattagcggaacataggatgaatatttggtgaaaggaagtttaggatgcttagtgagtttttattacaatgcattgtatttatttggtacTTTTACCGtattgggaacccatgggtcgggggttctcattccgtatatatctcttatttttcatatgcaggtccaggtgctcaacaGTGAGCTGTGGTTTGCCTGAAAGACGGCGAAGACCTCTAAGATCTCTTATTTACTTTTGCTTAGATTCTCTCCGCTTTTGTTTTTAAAGAACTCATGCTATGTATTTAATCCTTTTGAAAACTTGCCTAAAGAGgattttatgtttcttttgggagagattaggagatactgttATCAACTaatttcatactgtaccctagccggcctaaactttgcaagttgcgactagtggctatttacttatgttatatatctatatattgtcCTTCTCTTACTCTCATTTATGCCTTTATCTGTATATTGCTTTCGACTTCACGCTCTATCTTTTAGTTGTTAATACATGAGTGCTACGaattcgcgattttatttttactccttttcaggtttctcgattaatactcctttcaattatacttacaaactatgtattaaaaatccaccttgagagtcgtaccaccttattatcattgacttatgactcgagcataaggatttgaatattagggtgttacattatggtatcagagtagttcgtcctcaagcctgagggatggaactgcttatgcttcaatacATACTCTGAGTATGTGCCTGTGCCAGTTAGGGTATCCGAccgatacatctagcatgaagtccatgagtgtacctttAGTAGTTTGAagcacttaacttgagatattgagtctGATCACCTCAATATCGCTCGGCTAGTATGGACAAGACCCGAATGGTGTCTCATGGACATAAATGAAGTAATCGGGGAGGAATTTCCAAAAATGGACCGGTTAGAGCACGCCGAAATAGGAATTTTGACAGTGGTATGAGTGATATGTGTTGGTTTTGGAATTGTTAAGTGATATACCTAGAGGCAAATGGTTGAAAATGATTGGTTTAATTAGGCTTGAATCGATTGGATCTtggtgattgagaagagagaagactTGTAAATAGCATTCATGTATTTTGGATTCGAGCAAATGTGTAGGAATGGGATAATGACTATTGTTAGAAAAATGATGTTATAGATTTGAACGATTAGGTAATGTGTGTATGGGGATCAAGGATTATTAAGAGGTAATGATTGAGTCTTAAGAGCagagttgctgaagagtgtgtggaAAAGGTGGCTGCAGAGAAAGGAAGTCATAGGGAGCACAACCAAGGATTCGCACCAAGGGGTCGAGAGTTTAAAGAGAGAGGATACACACAACACTTTCCCCAAGGACAGAATAACTTTGCAACGAGTGAGGAGTCCCAAGGGAACAGTAAGAGAAAACAGACAGTGGCTGCTTCAGATATTttgagctgtcagagatgtggaAGTCATCACCCAAATAGGTCGTGCCGATTGGGGTTAGGTGCATGTTATAAGTGCGGATTACCagggcatgtatcaagaaattgccaacaAGGAGGGAGTCAGGATGCGGGCTGATTGCGATAAtaagattgaggtaattgcaataatcaggcttaaaggacagtgcatgattttataataccACCTTTACAATAAAACTGGGAATGTCGAGCTTAGTATTAGACTTAAAACCAAACTGGATGGTTTGAGTAGGGGTTTGCTTTAAATAAAAATGCTTTGGGCTTTGAATACCTGATAAGTTTAGCAGAttaatacaaatggataaatgcctgtgatgtaaaCGATTTTCTATTGAGATTTTTATGTTGTGTTTGTTATTTAATTGGGTGATTTCTTGATTTTTGGTGAAATAGATTGAATCCATGACTTTTAGTTTTctttgatttaaatagataaggAATGGTCCTAAATGATGAATTTGGAAATGTTGATTTGAAATGTTGGTTTTGATTGAGTTGAGGTTGAAAGGAGGGGACCCGTGACGGGTGACAAACTCcagtttttaggggaggtgctgtcgaaattttttCAANNNNNNNNNNNNNNNNNNNNNNNNNNNNNNNNNNNNNNNNNNNNNNNNNNNNNNNNNNNNNNNNNNNNNNNNNNNNNNNNNNNNNNNNNNNNNNNNNNNNNNNNNNNNNNNNNNNNNNNNNNNNNNNNNNNNNNNNNNNNNNNNNNNNNNNNNNNNNNNNNNNNNNNNNNNNNNNNNNNNNNNNNNNNNNNNNNNNNNNNNNNNNNNNNNNNNNNNNNNNNNNNNNNNNNNNNNNNNNNNNTggtttttgaaaatgatttttgatttgagtaactttaacaaaagagatgtgtttcgaatgcttttatagattattaaagaaaatcggattcttatgattttgttaacttgttatttcaaactcatttgatTTCTAAAAACGAAGTGagttttgattaattagtcaAAAACTTTAAAACagcaatttatatataaattcgagggtttgagaataagaaagtaagtctagaggttatgcttggagttgagctgtgattagtggtaattggcttgaCAGAGAGAGAGGATAGTGATGGAGTATGATTCAGGTAtggtgatgatttttggttgattaTAGTGATGTGGGATGATGACTATGATTAATGATGTTGGTGatattattgatgacatgatttgagatttaataagaTGTGAGTTGATGAGATGATGAAAGTAATGAACGAGGTTGTTGGTCGGCGTTGGACGAATGATCGAGATCATCAGAGATAAAGGAATCAGAGTGCGACAATGGAAGCGCGCTGAGTAAAAAGACCTTGGGACTACAATGCGTTGGATATAAAGGCAGATTACGCTCATGTACTCGTGGTGGCCGATGAAATTTTTGAgggcaaaaatttctgtcagaggGGTAAAATATAAAACTCGGTCAaaccataattaattaaataataaattaaataggagcgaatatggttaggaaatttagcaatcggaatttgataatttaaatatgatatttggattcaatgaatttttctgagtcagaaaatatagttttctgaaTAAAAATGCGAACTGAAAATTTGACCGGCAATACCGGCTGCGATCTGTCCGGTATTgtggctgagaaaattaattagaagtgaataattttaaaaaataataatttataatttgggaagatagaaatatttaaaatacgatttaaaactctaatcttaatggttttggcccaaaattgggccatcggactaaaccaagtgaaccggactcaagtgggcccaagacccaacatatataaacactaTTCATGAGCATTTCAGCCCATTTACCCTAGAGAATGAGAGAGGGGgcggatagagagaagagagaaagaaaacctagcttcccaaacttcaaatcaccataactttctctctgGAACTCCGAATGACGAgttgtttgcggccacgcgtcgctcttctcatcctttacaattttatctaagttttgtggtgagtattttaCTGTCTTCTATCcagttttcttttttctctttaaatGCGAATTCGGTTTGGGTTTTgagaaaatcttgtgattttggttatttagaggtgctctagtatgagccattggtgataTTCATCATAAAATACAGTGGGTTAAGGTAAAAAACTCTCTAACCTTTGTGATTTATTAATTTCATGAACCCTAagttgattataagtgtgaaaattgattatgttagagtattaggtgattttggtgcacaattggaagattgatattgcttgtgGGGCTTTGGTAAGACTTGGAGTtaaggttggtggagacttccaaagAAAAGGATCAATTGGTTTGGCTCCAAGatgtacggtttaagtttcatttaagtactgtgtggtgtgatgagaatttctaggctagatgcccctaggattaagtttggattataTAAATagttggtactaatatgtatagttgatatgtaatgtaaattaatgattgggttgagaatttgatgaattgggtAATGAATATTAGTTTATGGAATATGCATtttaattgtgaatttgggcctgaggccgtgaatcttgggccggaggccgaaaagaggtaaggaaggtaagtgatgtgtgtattgtgtgatgtcaTATGAGATTGAATGGAATTGTGATTGTTGTTGTTTGGTTACAATGGATTGTATGGATTATGTGGTTATTGGTTTTGAAGGAGGAATTGATGTCTTTGTTGGTAATGCATGTGGGTTGTATATGATGATATGGATTTATATGTATTGGGGGTTGATGGAATTGGTATTGTTGGAACTTGAGACGTGGAATGAAATATATGATATGgtattttgtttgaaattgagttatttgacACTTTTACTGTActggaacccatgggtcgggggttctcattccgtttATATCTgtttttttcatatgcaggtccaggtgctcagcagTGAGCTGTGGTTTGCCTGAAAGACGGCGAGGACCTCTAagatctctt from Arachis ipaensis cultivar K30076 chromosome B02, Araip1.1, whole genome shotgun sequence harbors:
- the LOC110268702 gene encoding probable pectinesterase 55 is translated as MLLFLVRWWSCVFLLLNSGVVNTQYYRTVGDKILPFSKIVVNFFGHDNFSTIQSAIDSVPSDWVSINVKAGIYREKVSIPSDKPYIILKETEKKKTWIEWGDHNTTA